One window from the genome of Penaeus monodon isolate SGIC_2016 chromosome 2, NSTDA_Pmon_1, whole genome shotgun sequence encodes:
- the LOC119580437 gene encoding zinc finger SWIM domain-containing protein 8-like isoform X1 yields MFDWEEGDRFSFEDSERFEEDSLCSWISEPESLVNNWRGWKRSDKIACLLYGRNRDQDGRVHSLTEMCARTVAAHIPFEVVEQMMPPVPEQLQLLIAFWSFPENEEDIRLYSCLANGNADEFLRGENHYKHKSVHDPLQIGFHLSATVAPSASGTKGQFNVAVTFDRGRITTCNCTCSANASWCSHVVAVCLHRIHQPNQVKLRAPVSESLSRLQRDQLQKFAQYLISELPQQILPTAQRLIDEILSSQTSDINTVSGAPDPTAGGSANEQMAWWLDESNLHENIHKILVKFCVPSPIVFSDVNYLSSTAPPVAAEWSSLLRPLRGREPEGMWNLLSIVREMFKRNDRNAIPLLEIITEECLATEKILVWWVNTKVALHMGSSGHGGKNNMNSNSHGSQYACSSLCDEIVVLWRLAALNPALSPQEREQLIAKFKGWHLKVLEKVAKSKETGTNGGGGSNKRGTDVDVFPGFKPAIEPCYLDWNDYPLPGVTYSHTASRYYCPVMRFRHDSRHESQAAPISAPHPRNPTSHAGPKRPSERRVLISSGNAGDKENLGAGVSLASHRHSGHRSSSVSSEGFCDNDLGRDSDSPPDQRSPEQVDSGQVSRQSSREDRPMGALGLAAAFDRSRDDRDKSSPDDGGAESDWSGVAEPSRNQRSRAGSRGQRARDQNGADEYDVYVYNANLVGDGNSVSDCSGAERGAEIFNNLKKFEDPLEILFARAEGLHAHGHLQEASGLAVQLAHELLANPPNLMIELPPPPSKGKRKKVNPASHHLTCLASATLSKCAFLCTVLAENPDHTHLAFQVAMFGLEMARPPASTKPLEVKLANQESDLVFLLKRLLLGPLELAVIRDKAEKMRSGTLKSRGEALLPLMLASFLFDALVIAGNNKSTVGGQSYRQPQDEALGFDAAVAAIGMKANVCEADHPLLCEATRRQRGELALTLLTHYKDDQDRLARIMDKLLDKEVHQMYKAPSLPTYYVNNVPNQQTSASGLENSEASSSIRVADSPAAGAVSSSPMPGVAAAAAVAAAAAAAAPPILGTPPSAHPSNQVPAPVQQQQQTVQRDRHNAGGAEIEGSMAGLSLSPSQPVGGARAKEGTSSARFVEGEEGESPSWEDDYKAWEEKCAGKQRKKRNQACTLETTSTGVEVKLNLADNSPTSGRCAAWIKSTGPGSDSGSSGNSSDSIVSSSSGDKISGLEANKPVESPPLGYPLVRPVPQPTPESTTTTHPRPQPTYGKGVRFKGKRAYPTVPNQPSEASAYFMFELAKTVLNRAGGNISTSLFTQPSSSQNHRGPHRPLHMCAFQIGLYALGLHNCVSPNWLSRTYSSHVSWITSQAVEIGSPAVSFLIDTWEGHLTPQEAASIADRASRGRDAATIKAAAKLALSCLPHAHALNPNEIQRAIIQCKEQSDEMLESACFAVEGAAKGGGVYPEVLFSVARRWYELYEARTRHQARHQARTSGGQHAGDIPFEDPGAPHNLPLPPPPPLNPPTPPNQQQQQPPIPPMDAQSQPGLHPPVSVGMNGNGGAGALPGVAGYPVAAPPSSVPYALTGIPYQLGYNYIQGLPTSVSCINPQMPMPMYIQPPGVPFSGAQGVSQPLMPPPSMQYFPPVSIPSTLPQKILTSKSIHDLAASRHYSIRQILDATPRFSKGTLPGAGGMGGGLPGGQQNLGPQPPPLGAGPPPLPQQPPLIQGNTPPQQGFYPLPYSNAVGSGGVSTAGFIGAQPTALLSWVRAQGPHMVQPSPHQPQLPPPPTSQPQQQVPGLVGGQQVNNNGSMNYLLSTYRVGMLALETLGRRVHDDRPQAKYARNPPYGEDVKWLLGVAKKLGQQYLHQFCMCSVNSVVSPFVLQELSVESAQYLARHSPALFSQQLRSPILQPLVQKCQQMFIQCTHLKMYYITPTEYDEFISIIRAARSAFQMTPGGMVQFNELLQALRRSKSCKKELWTRITNALQQPTPV; encoded by the exons ATGTTCGATTGGGAGGAAGGGGATCGTTTCTCCTTCGAGGACTCGGAGCGATTTGAAGAGGACTCACTATGTAGCTGGATCAGCGAGCCCGAGTCCCTCGTCAACAATTGGAGGGGATGGAAGCGTTCAGATAAAATCGCCTGTCTCTTGTATGGCCGCAACAGAGATCAAG ATGGCAGAGTACATTCTCTCACAGAGATGTGTGCCCGCACAGTGGCGGCACACATCCCTTTTGAAGTGGTCGAACAGATGATGCCTCCTGTGCCAGAGCAGCTACAACTTCTTATTGCATTCTGGAGCTTCCCGGAAAATGAGGAGGACATTAGGCTCTACAGCTGCCTGGCCAACGGCAATGCCGATGAATTTCTCCGAGGGGAAAACCACTACAAACACAAGAGCGTCCATGATCCGTTGCAGATTG GATTCCATCTAAGTGCTACTGTAGCACCATCAGCTTCTGGGACAAAGGGGCAGTTCAATGTAGCAGTAACATTTGACAGGGGTAGGATCACAACATGTAATTGTACATGCTCTGCCAATGCCTCTTGGTGTTCACATGTCGTTGCCGTCTGCCTCCACCGTATCCACCAG CCCAACCAAGTGAAACTTCGTGCTCCTGTGAGCGAGTCATTGTCACGGCTACAGAGAGATCAGCTACAGAAATTTGCTCAGTACCTCATCAGTGAACTGCCACAACAGATCCTGCCAACAGCACAGCGGCTCATTGATGAAATCCTCTCTAGTCAAACATCTGATATTAATACA GTTTCAGGGGCACCAGACCCAACTGCTGGTGGATCAGCCAACGAGCAAATGGCCTGGTGGCTCGATGAGAGCAACCTTCACGAGAATATTCACAAGATCCTGGTCAAATTTTGTGTGCCATCTCCCATTGTTTTTag CGATGTCAACTACCTGAGTTCAACAGCCCCACCAGTGGCTGCAGAATGGTCATCCTTATTGAGACCACTGAGGGGAAGGGAACCCGAAGGCATGTGGAACCTTCTCTCCATAGTGAGGGAAATGTTTAAGCGAAATGACCGCAATGCCATTCCCCTCTTGGAGATCATTACAGAGGAATGCCTGGCTACAGAAAAG ATTTTGGTTTGGTGGGTAAATACAAAGGTTGCCCTACACATGGGGAGTTCTGGCCATGGTGGTAAGAACAACATGAACTCCAACAGCCATGGAAGCCAGTATGCTTGCTCATCTCTCTGTGATGAAATTGTTGTTCTATGGCGTCTGGCAGCACTTAACCCAGCTTTGTCACCTCAGGAGCGTGAGCAGCTTATTGCCAAGTTCAAAGGCTGGCATCTCAAGGTTTTAGAGAAGGTTGCTAAGAGCAAAG AAACAGGTACAAATGGTGGAGGCGGAAGCAACAAGAGAGGCACTGATGTTGATGTATTCCCAGGGTTCAAGCCAGCAATAGAACCTTGTTACCTTGACTGGAATGATTACCCTCTTCCTGGAGTTACATATTCCCACACAGCTTCTCGATATTATTGTCCTGTCATGCGGTTTAGGCATGATTCTCGACACGAGTCACAAGCAGCACCCATCTCTGCACCACACCCAAGAAATCCTACATCACATGCCGGGCCAAAACGGCCTTCAGAGCGGCGTGTGCTTATCAGTTCTGGAAATGCAGGTGACAAAGAGAACTTGGGTGCTGGTGTCTCTTTAGCGAGTCATAGACACAGTGGTCATCGGAGCAGTAGTGTTAGTAGTGAAGGCTTTTGCGACAATGACCTGGGCCGTGACAGTGACTCTCCACCAGATCAAAGGTCACCTGAACAGGTTGACTCAGGCCAGGTGTCCCGACAGAGCTCAAGAGAAGATCGTCCCATGGGAGCTCTAGGTCTGGCGGCAGCCTTTGATCGTTCAAGAGACGATAGAGATAAGTCATCTCCTGATGATGGTGGAGCAGAGTCTGACTGGTCTGGTGTTGCAGAACCATCCAGAAACCAGAGAAGCCGGGCAGGTAGTAGAGGACAGCGTGCCAGAGACCAAAATGGAGCAGATGAATAtgacgtgtatgtgtataatgcTAATTTAGTTGGGGATGGAAATAGTGTAAGTGACTGTAGTGGGGCTGAAAGAGGAGCAGAAATTTTCAATAACCTGAAAAAGTTTGAAGATCCCCTTGAGATACTATTTGCTCGTGCTGAGGGTTTGCATGCTCACGGACATTTACAAGAAGCCTCTGGACTGGCAGTACAACTAGCACACGAGCTTCTGGCTAACCCTCCAAACCTCATGATCGAGCTACCACCACCACCCAGCAAAGGGAAGCGTAAGAAGGTAAACCCAGCATCACACCATCTGACTTGTCTAGCCTCAGCCACCTTGAGTAAATGTGCCTTCCTCTGCACTGTCCTGGCAGAAAACCCTGACCACACACACCTGGCTTTCCAAGTTGCCATGTTCGGTTTAGAAATGGCACGACCTCCAGCATCCACTAAG CCATTGGAAGTGAAGCTAGCCAACCAAGAAAGTGACTTGGTTTTCCTCCTGAAGCGCCTGCTTCTCGGTCCACTAGAATTAGCAGTAATCAGAGATAAGGCTGAGAAAATGCGATCAGGCACACTCAAGTCTCGTGGCGAGGCTCTCCTGCCATTAATGcttgcttccttcctttttgATGCTCTAGTCATTGCTG GAAATAACAAAAGTACAGTTGGAGGTCAGAGTTACCGCCAGCCACAAGACGAAGCTCTGGGCTTCGACGCAGCTGTGGCAGCCATTGGCATGAAGGCCAATGTGTGTGAGGCAGACCACCCACTCCTCTGTGAGGCCACAAGAAGACag AGAGGAGAGTTGGCTCTCACACTGCTGACACACTATAAGGATGACCAAGACAGACTAGCTCGTATCATGGACAAGCTGTTAGACAAAGAGGTGCACCAAATGTATAAAGCACCTTCACTGCCCACATACTACGTGAACAATGTGCCCAATCAG caAACAAGTGCTAGTGGCCTTGAGAATAGTGAGGCAAGTAGCAGCATTAGAGTAGCTGATTCTCCAGCAGCAGGGGCAGTCAGCAGTAGTCCTATGCCTggtgtagcagcagcagcagctgttgctgctgctgctgctgcggcaGCACCACCCATACTGGGCACACCACCATCAGCACACCCAAGTAACCAAGTACCTGCAcctgtacaacaacaacaacaaacagtacAGAGAGACAGGCATAATGCAG gtggAGCAGAGATAGAAGGCTCCATGGCTGGGCTTAGTCTTTCTCCATCCCAGCCTGTAGGAGGAGCAAGAGCCAAGGAAGGGACATCATCCGCTAGGTTTgtggagggcgaggaaggggaaagCCCAAGCTGGGAGGACGACTATAAAGCCTGGGAGGAAAAATGCGCTGGAAAACAGCGCAAGAAACGGAATCAAGCGTGTACTTTAGAAACTACCTCAACGGGTgtagaag TGAAACTTAACTTGGCAGATAACTCTCCCACCTCTGGTCGATGTGCAGCATGGATCAAGTCTACAGGCCCAGGCTCGGACTCTGGCTCTTCAGGAAACTCCTCAGACAGCATTGTGTCCTCGTCAAGTGGGGATAAAATCAGCGGACTTGAG gCAAACAAACCTGTGGAATCGCCACCACTTGGCTACCCATTGGTACGACCTGTTCCCCAGCCGACGCCAGAAAGCACAACTACAACCCATCCTAGACCACAGCCTACCTACGGGAAAGGTGTGCGTTTTAAGGGCAAGAGAGCTTATCCAACTGTGCCCAATCAACCATCCGAGGCTAGTGCTTATTTCATGTTTGAGTTGGCCAAGACCGTGCTGAACAGAGCTGGAGGAAATATTAGCACGTCGCTGTTTACTCAG CCAAGCAGTTCACAGAACCATAGAGGGCCACATCGACCACTCCACATGTGTGCATTCCAGATTGGCCTCTATGCCCTCGGCCTTCACAATTGCGTCAGCCCCAACTGGCTCTCAAGAACATATTCCTCACATGTTTCATGGATTACAA GCCAAGCTGTGGAAATTGGATCACCAgcggtttcatttcttattgataCTTGGGAGGGCCATCTAACTCCACAAGAAGCTGCATCAATAGCAGACCGGGCATCAAGAGGTCGTGATGCTGCAACAATAAAAGCTGCAGCAAAATTAGCCTTGTCCTGCCTGCCTCATGCTCATGCTCTGAACCCTAATGAGATTCAGAGAGCTATCATACAG tGTAAGGAGCAAAGTGATGAAATGCTTGAAAGTGCTTGCTTTGCTGTCGAGGGTGCAGCTAAAGGTGGTGGTGTGTACCCCGAAGTCCTGTTCTCGGTGGCACGGCGCTGGTACGAACTTTACGAGGCCCGGACAAGGCACCAAGCCCGTCATCAAGCAAGGACTTCAGGTGGCCAGCATGCTGGGGATATCCCATTTGAAGATCCTGGTGCCCCACAcaatctcccacttcctccccctccaccactaaATCCACCTACACCTCCAaaccagcaacagcaacagccacCTATTCCTCCAATGGATGCCCAGTCTCAACCTGGGTTACATCCTCCA GTTTCAGTTGGGATGAATGGAAATGGTGGTGCAGGTGCATTACCTGGTGTTGCAGGCTATCCAGTTGCAGCCCCACCTTCTTCGGTGCCATATGCCCTCACAGGCATTCCATATCAGCTGGGATATAATTACATTCAGGGCTTGCCAACAAGTGTATCATGCATCAACCCACAAATGCCCATGCCG ATGTATATCCAGCCACCAGGTGTACCTTTCAGTGGGGCACAAGGGGTGTCTCAACCCCTCATGCCTCCTCCTTCCATGCAGTACTTCCCTCCAGTGTCTATACCCTCAACTCTACCCCAG AAAATTTTGACTTCAAAATCCATCCACGATTTGGCCGCCTCACGTCATTACAGCATAAGGCAGATCCTGGATGCTACCCCAAGGTTCTCAAAA GGTACTCTACCAGGAGCAGGGGGCATGGGAGGTGGTCTCCCAGGAGGACAGCAGAATCTAGGACCACAGCCTCCTCCCTTAGGTGCAGGACCTCCACCCTTGCCACAGCAGCCTCCTCTAATACAGGGCAACACACCTCCACAGCAG GGATTTTATCCGCTGCCATACTCCAATGCGGTTGGAAGTGGAGGTGTATCAACAGCAGGTTTCATAGGAGCTCAGCCCACAGCCCTCCTCTCATGGGTTAGAGCCCAGGGCCCTCACATGGTCCAACCTTCCCCACATCAGCCCCAGCTGCCTCCACCACCTACCTCACAACCACAGCAAcag GTTCCTGGGCTTGTTGGTGGCCAGCAGGTGAACAATAACGGATCTATGAATTACTTGTTGAGCACATATCGTGTGGGTATGTTGGCACTGGAAACTCTGGGCAGGAGGGTCCATGATGACAGACCACAGGCAAAGTATGCCAGAAACCCACCCTACGGAGAGGATGTCAAGTGGCTTCTGGGAGTGGCCAAGAAGCTTG GACAACAGTATCTTCATCAGTTCTGCATGTGTTCGGTGAATAGTGTGGTTTCACCCTTCGTGCTTCAGGAACTGTCTGTGGAGTCGGCTCAGTATCTAGCTCGGCACTCACCAGCCCTCTTCTCACAGCAGCTCCGTTCTCCAATTCTGCAACCTCTTGTACAGAAATGTCAACAGAT GTTCATCCAATGTACCCACCTCAAGATGTATTACATAACCCCAACTGAATATGATGAGTTTATCTCCATCATCCGAGCTGCTCGATCTGCCTTCCAAATGACACCAGGTGGAATGGTACAGTTCAATGAGCTACTGCAAGCATTGAGAAG GTCAAAGTCATGCAAGAAGGAATTGTGGACCAGAATCACAAATGCACTGCAGCAGCCAACTCCTGTATGA